The following are encoded in a window of Armatimonas rosea genomic DNA:
- a CDS encoding ribonuclease J: protein METLPPGKLRFIPLGGIGEIGKNLYVYHVLDQLLVVDCGLKFPDEKMFGVDLVLPDVRWLVENKAAIQGIVITHGHEDHIGALSFVLPQLGNAVPVYGPALALGLAKNRLGEKKLLDKVKLIEYGPDDVLQLGHFVVEPVRVAHSIPDSFGVAVRTHAGTVLHTGDFKLDQTPVDGLLFDIPKLSRIAEEGILAIVSDTTNVERNGYVPSERIVGQTFDRVISEAPGRVIIASFASQIHRMQMAVDSSKKNGRKVAAVGRSMAQNMDMAAALGYLSVPEGIRVRADDIATLKPDQITILTTGSQGEPLAGLSRMAAGDHRQVTIQKGDTVVLSSSPIPGNESAVWRVVNKLFALGANVIYDALMPVHVSGHGYAEELKLVLNICNPQYVIPVHGERRMLSLYAKYAQEMGWLPEDVFVLELGDVLELDTAKGEVVDRVPSGAVLIDGDTGKEIHELVLRDRQFLANDGFLNVVVVLDSESGELIGGPEFLSRGCFYMDSADELLAEAAEVVEKLLEDEDKEEEAPRETEALQGDIRAVLKKFIEKRTGRRPVILVSVMRV, encoded by the coding sequence TTGGAAACTCTGCCTCCCGGCAAGCTGCGTTTTATTCCCCTTGGTGGAATTGGTGAGATCGGTAAAAACCTCTACGTCTATCATGTTCTGGACCAGTTGCTGGTTGTGGACTGTGGCCTGAAGTTCCCCGATGAGAAGATGTTCGGGGTGGACCTAGTCCTACCCGATGTGCGCTGGCTGGTCGAAAACAAGGCCGCGATCCAGGGGATTGTCATCACCCACGGCCACGAAGACCACATTGGAGCGCTCTCGTTCGTGCTTCCTCAGCTCGGGAATGCCGTCCCTGTCTATGGTCCCGCGCTGGCACTGGGGCTGGCAAAGAACCGGCTGGGGGAGAAGAAGCTCCTCGATAAGGTCAAGCTGATCGAGTACGGCCCCGACGATGTGCTACAGTTGGGGCACTTCGTGGTCGAGCCGGTACGCGTCGCCCACTCGATCCCGGACTCGTTCGGGGTCGCGGTGCGCACCCACGCGGGAACCGTCTTGCACACCGGCGACTTCAAGCTCGACCAGACCCCGGTCGATGGCCTGCTCTTCGATATCCCCAAGCTCTCGCGGATTGCCGAAGAGGGGATCCTGGCGATTGTTTCGGACACCACCAATGTCGAGCGCAATGGCTACGTGCCGTCGGAGCGGATTGTCGGCCAGACCTTCGACCGCGTGATCTCCGAGGCACCAGGCCGCGTGATTATCGCCAGCTTCGCCAGCCAGATCCACCGGATGCAGATGGCCGTGGACTCCAGCAAGAAGAACGGGCGAAAAGTGGCCGCGGTCGGGCGCTCGATGGCCCAGAACATGGACATGGCCGCCGCGCTGGGGTATCTCTCCGTGCCGGAGGGGATCCGTGTCCGCGCCGACGATATCGCGACCCTGAAGCCCGATCAGATCACGATCCTCACCACCGGAAGCCAGGGCGAGCCGCTGGCCGGCCTCTCGCGCATGGCGGCGGGCGACCACCGGCAGGTGACGATCCAAAAAGGCGATACCGTGGTGTTGTCGTCGTCGCCGATCCCTGGCAACGAGTCGGCGGTTTGGCGTGTGGTCAACAAGCTCTTTGCGCTGGGGGCCAATGTGATCTACGATGCCCTCATGCCGGTCCATGTCAGCGGCCACGGCTACGCCGAGGAGCTGAAGCTGGTGCTCAATATCTGCAACCCGCAGTACGTGATTCCGGTCCACGGCGAGCGCCGCATGCTCTCCCTCTACGCCAAGTACGCTCAAGAGATGGGCTGGCTCCCTGAGGATGTCTTTGTGCTGGAGCTGGGCGATGTGCTGGAGCTGGACACGGCCAAGGGCGAGGTGGTGGACCGTGTGCCCTCGGGCGCGGTTCTGATCGACGGCGACACGGGCAAGGAGATCCACGAGCTGGTCCTCCGCGACCGTCAGTTCCTCGCCAACGACGGCTTCCTCAATGTCGTCGTGGTCTTGGACTCCGAGAGCGGCGAGCTGATCGGTGGACCCGAGTTTCTCTCCCGTGGCTGCTTCTACATGGACAGCGCCGACGAGCTCCTGGCCGAGGCCGCCGAGGTGGTGGAAAAGCTGCTCGAAGACGAAGACAAAGAAGAGGAAGCGCCCCGCGAGACCGAGGCACTCCAGGGCGATATCCGTGCGGTTCTCAAGAAGTTTATCGAGAAGCGCACCGGCCGCCGCCCCGTGATCCTTGTCTCCGTGATGCGGGTTTAA
- a CDS encoding ribonuclease H-like domain-containing protein, producing MIQATFCHAQGLGQTSEQRLWDAGILSWEAALSTPSTLPLSDAKKQQLFPVLEASQAALERRDSRWFQKNFPSSALWRGAQAFGDSIAYVDIETDGGYDASSVTVIGLFDGFETRLYVKGQNLEDFVTDIKDYKLLVTFFGTGFDLPFLRRRFPELALDQLHIDLCPALRRLGQTGGLKAIEHRLGIQRVDEVEGMSGMDAVYLWALWERRRDKAALERLLAYNRADIENLKLLLEWAYPKLVAQSGFPAPTG from the coding sequence ATGATACAAGCAACGTTTTGCCATGCCCAGGGTCTAGGGCAAACCAGTGAGCAGCGCCTCTGGGACGCCGGGATTCTCAGCTGGGAAGCGGCGCTCAGCACCCCCTCCACACTCCCCCTCTCCGACGCCAAGAAGCAGCAATTGTTCCCGGTTCTGGAGGCATCGCAGGCCGCCCTAGAGCGCCGCGACTCGCGCTGGTTCCAGAAAAACTTCCCGTCGTCGGCGCTCTGGCGGGGCGCTCAGGCCTTTGGAGACAGTATCGCCTATGTCGATATCGAGACCGATGGCGGCTACGACGCCAGCTCTGTGACCGTGATCGGGCTCTTTGATGGCTTTGAGACGCGGCTCTATGTCAAGGGGCAGAATTTAGAGGATTTCGTCACCGACATTAAGGACTATAAGCTCCTCGTGACCTTCTTTGGCACGGGCTTTGACCTGCCGTTTCTGCGCCGCCGCTTCCCGGAGCTCGCGCTCGACCAGCTCCATATCGACCTCTGCCCCGCGCTCCGCCGGCTCGGGCAGACAGGTGGCCTCAAGGCGATCGAGCACCGCCTGGGGATTCAGCGCGTGGACGAGGTCGAGGGGATGAGCGGGATGGACGCGGTCTACCTCTGGGCGCTCTGGGAGCGCCGCCGCGACAAAGCCGCGCTGGAGCGCCTGCTGGCCTACAACCGCGCCGATATCGAGAACCTCAAGCTGCTCCTAGAGTGGGCCTACCCAAAGCTCGTCGCGCAGTCCGGGTTTCCCGCCCCCACCGGTTAG
- a CDS encoding collagen-binding domain-containing protein, whose product MRIIRNSTVAFLAALTAVSAHAQTGLGAAQPFNLYVLGNAWQQGADAEGGVAVGGNLNVGNWGFTTGWNGGGKLVVGGDLNNQGHSVHPDGVFAGGNLNYAQTLTSVGGVKANGNVHIEGGQPSSVKHGGTFSYNGTETFPVSQGTSASPVDFASTNAFLLAQSAYLGGLTGTNILDVSGTGGYLNLDASGGGVRVFNFSESAFENSWFINFNNAAPDTTILVNVAGTNITAPNGNYLYNFVSYPDGPGMGNVIFNFPDATQLHVDAMGGSILAPKATLDFDYGVIYGTTIVGQLGTANDPSVGQFNQKDRFGNDLRFRGRLPQVPEPGTLALAALGLVGLAARRRRK is encoded by the coding sequence ATGCGGATCATACGGAACTCGACAGTTGCATTTTTAGCCGCCCTCACCGCGGTCTCGGCCCATGCCCAGACCGGTCTTGGTGCGGCGCAACCCTTTAACCTCTATGTCTTGGGCAATGCCTGGCAGCAGGGCGCGGACGCCGAGGGCGGTGTCGCGGTGGGGGGCAACCTCAATGTTGGCAACTGGGGCTTTACCACGGGCTGGAACGGCGGCGGCAAGCTCGTTGTCGGGGGCGACCTCAACAATCAGGGCCACAGTGTCCACCCCGATGGTGTCTTTGCCGGGGGGAACCTCAACTACGCCCAGACCCTGACATCGGTGGGCGGGGTCAAGGCCAATGGGAATGTCCATATTGAGGGGGGACAGCCGAGCAGCGTCAAGCACGGTGGAACCTTCTCCTACAACGGCACCGAGACCTTCCCGGTCAGCCAGGGCACCAGCGCCTCGCCGGTGGACTTTGCCAGCACCAATGCGTTCTTGCTCGCCCAGTCCGCCTACCTGGGCGGCCTGACCGGAACCAATATTCTCGATGTCTCGGGGACGGGTGGCTACCTGAACCTCGATGCCTCGGGCGGCGGTGTCCGTGTCTTCAACTTCTCCGAGAGCGCTTTTGAGAATAGCTGGTTCATCAACTTCAACAACGCCGCACCCGATACGACGATCCTGGTGAATGTTGCGGGAACCAATATCACCGCGCCCAATGGCAACTATCTCTACAACTTTGTGAGCTACCCCGACGGTCCGGGGATGGGCAATGTGATCTTCAACTTCCCCGATGCCACCCAGCTCCATGTCGATGCGATGGGCGGTTCGATCCTGGCACCGAAGGCGACCCTGGACTTCGACTACGGCGTGATCTACGGCACCACCATTGTCGGGCAGCTGGGAACCGCTAATGATCCATCGGTGGGGCAGTTCAACCAGAAAGACCGCTTCGGCAACGACCTCCGGTTCCGTGGGCGCCTCCCGCAGGTTCCCGAGCCGGGGACCCTGGCTCTGGCCGCGCTGGGCCTGGTCGGGCTCGCCGCACGCCGCCGCCGCAAGTAG
- a CDS encoding 1-phosphofructokinase family hexose kinase, whose translation MTLCLGLTPTVQRTQRFASLTLGEVNRATETLTTASGKAVNVARVLDTLGARVCLIQPLGGDSGRYVHKSLPFSQEIVWVEDDAPTRTCCTLLSGAQTTELVEEAPSLSEADLERLFAAVVRQLVGEHLLILSGSLPPGTPPDFYARLCAVSSVPVVLDAQKEPLRLALAERPYLVKPNRQETIAALGLPPDTSALACAQALCAAGAQNALVSEGKAGAVLLTPQRAWRIVPPELAPVNPIGSGDSLLAGLVFSHFVGRQTLVEGACYGTACAAANCLTATSGVIEPTTANQLRPQVVLKPVQ comes from the coding sequence ATGACCCTCTGCCTTGGCCTGACCCCGACCGTCCAGCGCACCCAGCGCTTCGCTAGCCTGACACTCGGCGAGGTCAACCGGGCGACTGAGACCCTCACGACCGCCTCAGGGAAGGCGGTGAATGTCGCGCGCGTGCTGGACACGCTGGGGGCTCGTGTCTGCCTGATCCAGCCCTTGGGCGGCGACTCGGGGCGCTATGTCCACAAGAGCCTGCCCTTTTCGCAAGAGATTGTCTGGGTGGAGGACGATGCCCCGACCCGCACTTGCTGCACGCTCCTGAGCGGTGCGCAGACCACCGAGCTGGTCGAGGAGGCCCCCTCGCTCTCAGAAGCCGACCTGGAGCGTCTCTTTGCCGCCGTGGTGCGGCAGCTTGTCGGCGAGCACCTGCTCATTCTTTCGGGCTCACTTCCCCCCGGCACCCCCCCCGACTTCTACGCCCGCCTCTGCGCGGTATCGTCGGTGCCCGTTGTGCTGGATGCCCAGAAAGAGCCGCTCCGCCTCGCGCTGGCCGAGCGGCCCTACCTGGTCAAGCCCAACCGTCAGGAGACCATCGCGGCGCTGGGACTCCCCCCCGACACATCGGCGCTGGCGTGTGCGCAGGCGCTCTGCGCAGCGGGGGCGCAGAACGCGCTGGTCTCGGAGGGCAAGGCGGGGGCGGTGCTCCTGACTCCCCAGCGTGCCTGGCGGATCGTCCCCCCGGAGCTAGCGCCTGTCAACCCCATCGGCTCGGGCGACTCGCTCCTGGCGGGGCTGGTCTTTAGCCACTTTGTCGGGCGGCAAACCTTAGTAGAAGGGGCCTGCTATGGCACGGCCTGTGCGGCTGCTAACTGTCTGACAGCGACATCGGGGGTGATCGAGCCGACAACTGCCAACCAACTGCGTCCCCAAGTTGTCTTAAAGCCGGTACAATAG
- a CDS encoding adenylate/guanylate cyclase domain-containing protein, with the protein MPQQQQLQPEPQRTSTEPARYDEQTLRQAIQLADRLQAEHKERYSAEDIEKIAAEIGVQPEFVHKALNEIETKHDDKQKVVVAPPKPITPPVTQQVGQVVQQASKTAGETAKNVMERVEKGTIPELKKWETQWWSIGWLLIAVPPAIFEETHVFRGLAGLVATLGTFIYVGFGIFLSKTLKRKQKEAEALHTQLTQGSVVPPVPAPPGVVPPVRYSVEASGVSREELLAQMVEIQKRLEGERVRKTFLSLDVVSSSEMKRSADDLIVEYSFNQFRRFVEEIVLAEGGQVQSTAGDGTMAMFPSDAAAVRAALRLQSELASFNAQHNRLSRPFHIRCGINAGEVAILPGQPIGHLQSAVIDRAAALQKSAPPDDIVVSGDLSAEGLATLGRYGRHADSPEGGVRGFSWRAGF; encoded by the coding sequence ATGCCACAGCAACAGCAACTACAACCGGAACCACAGCGCACCAGCACCGAGCCCGCCCGCTACGACGAACAGACGCTTCGTCAGGCGATCCAGCTCGCCGACCGCCTCCAGGCCGAGCACAAGGAGCGCTACTCCGCGGAGGATATCGAGAAGATCGCCGCAGAGATCGGAGTGCAGCCCGAGTTTGTCCACAAGGCCCTCAACGAGATCGAGACCAAGCACGACGACAAGCAAAAGGTAGTGGTGGCCCCGCCGAAACCCATCACTCCGCCTGTGACACAGCAAGTGGGCCAGGTGGTCCAGCAGGCAAGCAAGACCGCGGGAGAGACCGCAAAAAATGTTATGGAGCGTGTCGAGAAGGGCACGATCCCCGAGCTCAAGAAGTGGGAGACCCAGTGGTGGTCGATCGGCTGGCTCCTGATCGCAGTTCCTCCGGCAATCTTTGAAGAGACACATGTCTTTCGTGGCTTGGCGGGGCTGGTCGCCACGCTGGGAACTTTTATCTACGTCGGTTTTGGCATCTTTTTGAGCAAAACTCTCAAGCGCAAGCAGAAAGAAGCGGAGGCACTCCATACCCAGCTGACACAGGGGAGTGTGGTTCCCCCCGTTCCAGCACCTCCGGGCGTTGTTCCACCGGTGCGCTACTCCGTGGAGGCCAGCGGGGTCTCGCGGGAGGAGCTCCTGGCGCAGATGGTGGAGATTCAGAAGCGGCTGGAAGGGGAGCGGGTTCGCAAGACCTTCCTGAGCCTCGATGTGGTCAGCTCCAGCGAGATGAAGCGCTCCGCCGACGACCTGATCGTGGAGTACTCGTTTAACCAGTTCCGCCGCTTTGTGGAGGAGATCGTGCTCGCGGAGGGGGGGCAGGTGCAGTCTACGGCCGGCGACGGGACCATGGCGATGTTCCCCTCCGATGCCGCTGCGGTGCGCGCCGCGCTCCGTCTGCAGAGCGAGCTGGCGAGCTTCAATGCCCAGCACAACCGTCTGTCACGGCCATTTCATATTCGCTGTGGCATCAACGCCGGCGAGGTGGCGATTCTCCCTGGACAGCCCATCGGCCACCTCCAGAGCGCCGTGATCGACCGCGCCGCCGCCCTCCAGAAATCCGCCCCCCCGGATGATATCGTCGTCTCCGGCGACCTCTCCGCGGAGGGGCTCGCCACCCTGGGCCGCTACGGCCGCCACGCCGACAGCCCCGAGGGCGGCGTGCGTGGCTTCTCCTGGCGCGCCGGGTTCTAG
- a CDS encoding Gfo/Idh/MocA family protein — MSKKEVRIGIIGCGQIAQQHLATYKEIPEANVVACADILPAAADKSAATFGIPNVYYSAHEMLKRDDLDAVDVCLHNNFHRAGVEAVLASGRHCYCEKPMAGAYADAVAMKAAAEASGKLLHIQLAGIYSNEVRSVKELIDDGALGEVYYARTNGHRRRGRPYVDGYGKPTFVQKENSGGGALYDMGVYHISELLWLLGNPSPTRISGRTFQKLAMDPKRQELSGYSVEELGTGLVNFSNGMALDILEAWAMHLDTLEGSFILGSDGGARLRPFGYFTSHGDLDIDGGASMGAAAYRRRKLRTEDGDTDTRDNSQRHWVNVLLGNDTLLPTMDLALNTMLISEGIYLSEKLGREVTADEVQALSVSTAKPL, encoded by the coding sequence ATGAGCAAGAAAGAAGTTCGGATCGGCATTATCGGCTGTGGGCAGATCGCCCAGCAGCACCTGGCAACCTACAAAGAGATCCCCGAGGCCAATGTGGTCGCCTGCGCGGATATTCTCCCGGCTGCGGCGGACAAGAGCGCAGCCACGTTCGGGATTCCGAATGTCTACTACAGCGCCCATGAGATGCTCAAGCGCGACGACCTAGACGCGGTGGATGTGTGCTTGCACAACAACTTCCATCGGGCGGGGGTCGAGGCGGTCTTGGCATCGGGGCGGCACTGCTACTGCGAGAAGCCCATGGCGGGAGCCTACGCCGATGCGGTGGCGATGAAGGCGGCGGCGGAGGCTTCGGGGAAGCTGCTGCATATCCAGCTGGCGGGAATCTACTCTAACGAGGTGCGCTCGGTGAAGGAGCTGATCGACGATGGCGCGCTGGGCGAGGTCTACTACGCCCGCACCAACGGGCACCGGCGGCGGGGACGGCCCTATGTCGATGGCTACGGCAAACCGACCTTTGTGCAGAAAGAGAACTCCGGCGGCGGCGCCCTCTACGACATGGGGGTCTACCATATCTCCGAGCTACTCTGGCTGCTGGGCAACCCGTCGCCCACCCGTATCTCGGGGCGGACCTTTCAGAAGCTCGCCATGGACCCCAAGCGCCAGGAGCTCTCGGGCTACTCGGTGGAGGAGCTGGGAACGGGCCTCGTGAACTTCTCCAACGGCATGGCGCTGGACATCCTCGAAGCCTGGGCGATGCACCTGGATACGCTGGAGGGCTCGTTCATCCTCGGCAGCGATGGTGGCGCGCGCCTGCGGCCCTTTGGGTACTTCACGTCGCACGGCGACCTGGATATCGACGGCGGCGCGTCGATGGGCGCGGCGGCCTACCGGCGGCGCAAGCTCCGCACGGAAGACGGCGATACGGACACACGGGACAACAGCCAGCGCCACTGGGTCAATGTGCTCCTGGGCAACGACACGCTCCTGCCGACCATGGACCTGGCCCTCAACACCATGCTCATCTCCGAGGGCATCTACCTCTCCGAGAAGCTGGGGCGGGAAGTGACCGCCGATGAGGTCCAGGCGCTCTCGGTGAGCACGGCAAAGCCGCTCTAG
- a CDS encoding ABC transporter ATP-binding protein yields MLREFFSYYRPHRRLFLTDFSCAVISGLLELAFPLAVKYFVDKLLPSSNGGLILSAAVGLLVIYLVNTGLQYVVNYWGHVLGISIETEMRRRIFDHLQKLSFRFFDNQKTGHLVARITKDLEEVGEVAHHGPEDAFIAVMTFLGSFGLMVTLNPKLALITGLVVPPMTWVSTRYGRAMTLNMRALFGRVGDFNARIEENVGGMRVVQAFANEDHERKLFARDNEAYKDTKLDAYRLMSKSMSLSYMTMRIVQLFVMIAGAFYVLHGELTVGGFMGFLLLVNVFFRPVEKINAVLETYPKGIAGFKRYSELLNTAPDIADAPNAKTIEHLTGEIRFEDVTFGYEAHKQVLHNINLTIHPGETVAFVGPSGAGKTTICSLVPRFYEPLSGRITVDGSDIRELTLASLRRNIGIVQQDVFLFAGTIRENIIYGRLDATDDEINEAARRARLDELIAQLPDGLDTVIGERGVKLSGGQKQRLAIARMFLKNPPILILDEATSALDTETERAIQASLAELSVGRTTLVIAHRLATIQNADRIVVVDETGIAEQGRHGDLVASGGIYQRLHEAQFRPLLAGVVGQ; encoded by the coding sequence ATGCTCCGTGAGTTTTTCTCCTACTACCGCCCCCACCGCCGCCTGTTTCTCACTGATTTTTCCTGCGCCGTGATCTCGGGGCTACTGGAGCTGGCGTTCCCCCTGGCCGTGAAGTACTTTGTGGACAAGCTCCTGCCCAGCTCGAACGGGGGGCTGATCCTCAGCGCCGCCGTGGGGCTGCTGGTGATCTACTTGGTAAACACGGGGCTTCAGTATGTGGTGAACTACTGGGGGCACGTGCTAGGAATCTCCATCGAGACCGAGATGCGACGGCGCATCTTCGACCACTTGCAGAAGCTCTCGTTTCGCTTCTTCGACAACCAGAAGACCGGGCACTTGGTGGCACGGATCACCAAAGACCTCGAAGAGGTGGGCGAGGTGGCGCACCACGGCCCCGAGGATGCGTTTATCGCGGTGATGACGTTTCTCGGCTCGTTTGGGCTGATGGTCACGCTGAATCCGAAGCTGGCGCTGATCACGGGGCTGGTCGTGCCGCCGATGACCTGGGTCTCGACACGCTACGGGCGGGCGATGACGCTCAACATGCGGGCGCTCTTTGGGCGGGTCGGGGACTTTAATGCGCGTATCGAAGAGAATGTCGGTGGGATGCGGGTGGTGCAGGCCTTTGCCAACGAGGACCACGAGCGCAAGCTCTTCGCCCGAGACAACGAGGCCTACAAAGACACCAAGCTCGATGCCTACCGCTTGATGTCCAAGAGCATGTCGCTCAGCTACATGACCATGCGCATCGTCCAGCTCTTTGTGATGATCGCCGGAGCGTTCTATGTCCTGCACGGCGAGCTGACGGTCGGCGGGTTCATGGGCTTTCTGCTGCTGGTCAATGTCTTCTTCCGCCCTGTGGAGAAGATCAACGCGGTGCTCGAGACCTATCCCAAGGGAATCGCGGGCTTCAAGCGCTACTCCGAACTGCTAAACACCGCGCCCGATATCGCCGATGCGCCAAATGCGAAGACCATCGAGCACCTGACGGGCGAGATTCGCTTTGAGGACGTGACTTTTGGCTACGAGGCACACAAGCAGGTGCTCCATAACATCAACCTCACGATCCACCCCGGCGAGACGGTCGCCTTTGTCGGTCCCAGCGGTGCGGGCAAGACCACGATCTGCTCGCTCGTGCCGCGCTTCTACGAGCCGCTCTCAGGCCGCATCACGGTAGATGGCAGCGATATCCGCGAGCTGACCCTAGCATCGCTGCGGCGCAATATCGGGATCGTCCAGCAAGATGTCTTTCTCTTTGCGGGGACGATCCGCGAGAATATTATCTACGGGCGTCTGGATGCTACCGACGACGAGATCAATGAAGCGGCACGGCGTGCCCGGCTCGACGAGCTGATCGCGCAGCTTCCCGATGGCCTGGACACGGTGATCGGGGAGCGCGGTGTGAAGCTCTCGGGTGGGCAGAAGCAGCGCCTCGCGATTGCGCGGATGTTTCTCAAGAATCCCCCCATTCTCATCCTCGACGAAGCCACGTCGGCGCTGGACACGGAGACCGAGCGCGCCATTCAAGCATCGCTTGCCGAGCTCTCGGTCGGTCGCACCACCCTGGTGATCGCCCACCGCCTCGCGACCATCCAAAACGCCGACCGAATCGTCGTGGTGGACGAGACCGGGATCGCCGAGCAAGGCCGTCACGGGGACCTCGTGGCCTCGGGGGGAATCTACCAGCGCCTCCACGAAGCCCAGTTCCGTCCCCTGCTCGCCGGTGTCGTCGGGCAATAG
- a CDS encoding 1-acyl-sn-glycerol-3-phosphate acyltransferase translates to MSSDSSEIIVPGRADFIAAKPTPSVIRVAQRYSNAIVGVLGISGVDYDQDELERFRELAGERVLLTPNHPTNTDPALVFHLSAQVSQSFRYLACRESFDHCLGLWGHLIKRIGAHSVIRGTADRASFRATRELLASPASKLVIFPEGEVYSQNDTLLPFHDGVFQLAFWALEDARKDDESATLFIQPVALKYKFTTDMRLPILFSLNRLEHFTGSPIAHTASTYERLRGIGFAMLRSLEREYRLPSPKEKDEDLESDFTPRLEAIKEAILQRVALAVGIPDPRGETLPERMRTLIHAIETVTRDEPDPATKTPYDTELRRQQRERARPLLRDLDRIANWIAVYDGYVREDPTPERLFDLLVRLERECFGRSYLTGPRRARVRLPEPLNLGDRLAAYRAARRAEVRAVAKEAEKRIFTELRSR, encoded by the coding sequence ATGTCGTCTGATTCGTCTGAGATCATTGTCCCGGGGCGCGCGGATTTTATCGCGGCCAAGCCAACCCCCTCAGTGATCCGGGTGGCGCAGAGGTACAGCAACGCCATTGTGGGCGTGCTGGGCATCAGTGGTGTGGACTACGACCAAGACGAGCTGGAGCGGTTTCGGGAGCTTGCGGGGGAGCGGGTCTTGCTGACGCCCAACCACCCGACCAACACCGACCCCGCGCTGGTCTTCCATCTCTCCGCACAAGTGAGCCAGAGCTTTCGCTACCTGGCCTGCCGCGAGAGCTTCGACCACTGCCTGGGGCTCTGGGGGCATCTCATCAAGCGGATCGGGGCGCACTCGGTGATCCGGGGGACAGCAGACCGTGCGAGCTTCCGTGCGACCCGTGAGCTGCTCGCCAGCCCCGCCAGCAAGCTGGTGATCTTCCCCGAGGGCGAGGTCTACTCCCAGAACGACACGCTCTTGCCCTTCCACGATGGGGTCTTTCAGCTGGCGTTCTGGGCGCTGGAGGATGCGCGCAAGGACGACGAATCCGCGACGCTCTTTATCCAGCCCGTGGCGCTGAAGTACAAGTTCACCACCGACATGCGCCTGCCGATCCTCTTCTCGCTCAACCGGCTGGAGCACTTCACCGGCTCGCCGATCGCCCACACGGCCAGCACCTACGAGCGCCTGCGGGGAATAGGGTTTGCGATGCTGCGCTCGCTGGAGAGGGAGTACCGCCTGCCGTCGCCCAAGGAAAAAGACGAAGACTTAGAGTCGGACTTTACGCCGCGGCTGGAGGCCATTAAGGAGGCGATCTTGCAGCGGGTCGCCCTTGCCGTCGGCATCCCCGACCCACGCGGCGAGACCCTCCCCGAGCGCATGCGCACCCTGATCCACGCCATTGAGACGGTCACCCGCGACGAGCCCGATCCCGCCACCAAGACCCCCTACGACACCGAGCTACGCCGCCAGCAGCGCGAGCGCGCCCGGCCGCTCCTGCGTGATCTGGACCGCATCGCCAACTGGATCGCGGTCTACGATGGCTACGTAAGAGAGGACCCCACCCCCGAGCGCCTCTTCGATCTGCTCGTCCGCCTAGAGCGAGAGTGCTTTGGGCGCTCCTACCTCACCGGCCCCCGCCGCGCCCGCGTCCGCCTCCCCGAGCCCCTCAACCTCGGCGACCGCCTCGCCGCCTACAGAGCCGCCCGCCGCGCCGAGGTGCGTGCGGTCGCCAAAGAAGCCGAAAAACGCATCTTCACCGAGCTACGGAGCCGCTAG
- a CDS encoding Uma2 family endonuclease, whose product MSVAPLPRFTPEEYLALERAADHRSELINGELYAMAGVSFEHTLIVTNLGAALHTGLRGRPCTTHLNDLRLSVPDTRLYTYPDALVICDEPIFVDDQFDTITNPIALFEVLSPSTEAYDRGAKFAHYRRLASLKYYVLISQAEPLVERYERQESNTWLLTELRGLETTLELPALHVSIPLSELYERIVFREPTD is encoded by the coding sequence ATGTCCGTCGCTCCCCTTCCGCGCTTCACGCCCGAAGAATATCTCGCCCTTGAACGCGCCGCCGATCACCGGAGCGAGCTGATCAACGGCGAGCTCTACGCCATGGCTGGAGTTTCTTTTGAGCACACCCTCATTGTCACCAATCTTGGGGCAGCCCTCCACACCGGCCTGCGCGGTCGCCCCTGCACCACACACCTCAACGACCTGCGCCTCAGTGTCCCTGATACGCGCCTCTACACCTACCCCGATGCCCTGGTGATCTGCGACGAGCCAATCTTTGTAGACGACCAGTTCGACACGATCACCAATCCCATCGCGCTCTTTGAGGTTCTCTCCCCCAGCACGGAAGCCTATGACCGCGGTGCCAAGTTCGCCCACTACCGCCGTCTCGCGTCGCTAAAATACTACGTCTTAATTTCCCAAGCTGAGCCCCTCGTCGAGCGCTACGAGCGCCAAGAGAGCAATACCTGGCTCCTCACCGAGCTGCGCGGCCTAGAGACGACGCTTGAGCTTCCCGCACTGCACGTCAGCATCCCCCTCAGCGAGCTCTATGAGCGCATTGTCTTCCGAGAACCTACCGATTAA